A portion of the Algisphaera agarilytica genome contains these proteins:
- the rfaE2 gene encoding D-glycero-beta-D-manno-heptose 1-phosphate adenylyltransferase encodes MSHADLINHLDRWATKRVVVAGDFMLDRYAYGNADRLAPDAPVPVLAVQRTESMPGGAANVCLDLAALQCDVACLGLIGDDEPGETLSMALQNAGIDTSGLVASGERPTTVKHNIVGLAQHRHPQKMFRLDTEDKAPITAEQTTALFEQAELLLEGADVLCLEDYNKGVLTEPLCQGLIAIAQKKDIPVFVDPAAINDYRKYRGATCITPNRTEAQLATGVEDPHAMAEKLKAELELTHVVLTLDKSGALLLDDQDKTHTVPTVARSVYDVTGAGDMVLAMLAAARANDVPWVDSVALANVAAGLEVEKSGVVPIPIDEVLLALLTLHHDKLGKVRPPEALYRELEAYREQGKSIVFTNGCFDILHAGHVAYLRAAAAHGDLLVVGLNSDESIKRLKGEDRPVNHEADRVMVLSELQSIDYIVVFGEDTPINLIEAIKPDVLAKGADYTRETVVGYEVVEAHGGRVELIDLVEGRSTTNIIRKISPAED; translated from the coding sequence ATGTCTCACGCCGACCTCATCAACCACCTGGACCGCTGGGCCACCAAGCGTGTCGTCGTCGCCGGCGACTTCATGCTCGACCGCTACGCCTACGGAAACGCCGACCGGCTCGCGCCCGACGCCCCGGTCCCCGTACTCGCCGTGCAACGCACCGAGTCCATGCCCGGCGGGGCGGCCAACGTCTGCCTCGACCTCGCGGCGCTGCAATGCGATGTCGCCTGCCTGGGTCTGATCGGTGACGACGAGCCCGGCGAAACCCTGTCGATGGCCCTGCAAAACGCCGGCATCGACACCTCGGGCCTCGTCGCCTCCGGCGAGCGCCCCACCACGGTCAAGCACAACATCGTCGGCCTGGCCCAACACCGCCACCCGCAAAAAATGTTTCGCCTCGATACCGAGGACAAAGCCCCCATCACCGCCGAGCAGACCACCGCGCTGTTCGAACAGGCCGAGCTGCTGCTCGAGGGCGCGGATGTGCTCTGCCTCGAGGACTACAACAAGGGTGTGCTGACCGAGCCGTTGTGTCAGGGGCTGATCGCCATCGCCCAAAAGAAAGACATCCCTGTCTTCGTCGACCCCGCGGCGATCAATGACTACCGCAAGTATCGCGGTGCGACGTGTATCACCCCCAACCGCACTGAGGCTCAGCTCGCCACCGGCGTCGAAGACCCGCACGCGATGGCCGAGAAACTCAAGGCCGAACTCGAGCTCACCCACGTCGTGCTGACCCTCGACAAGTCCGGCGCCTTGTTGCTCGACGATCAGGACAAGACCCACACGGTGCCCACGGTCGCACGCTCGGTGTACGACGTGACCGGCGCAGGTGACATGGTCCTGGCCATGCTTGCCGCGGCGCGAGCGAACGATGTGCCCTGGGTCGATTCGGTCGCGCTGGCCAACGTCGCGGCCGGGCTTGAGGTTGAGAAGTCGGGCGTCGTGCCGATCCCGATCGACGAGGTGCTTCTTGCCTTGCTTACGCTGCACCACGACAAGCTCGGCAAAGTCCGCCCACCCGAAGCGCTCTACCGCGAGCTCGAGGCGTACCGCGAGCAAGGCAAGTCCATCGTCTTCACCAACGGCTGCTTCGACATCCTCCACGCGGGACATGTCGCTTACCTCCGCGCCGCGGCAGCCCATGGTGATTTGCTCGTGGTCGGCCTGAACTCCGACGAATCGATCAAGCGCCTCAAAGGCGAAGACCGCCCGGTCAACCACGAGGCCGACCGCGTCATGGTGCTCAGCGAGCTGCAGAGCATCGACTACATCGTCGTGTTCGGCGAAGACACGCCGATCAACCTCATCGAAGCGATCAAGCCGGACGTGCTCGCCAAGGGAGCGGACTACACCCGCGAAACCGTCGTCGGCTACGAGGTCGTCGAAGCCCACGGCGGCCGGGTCGAACTTATCGACCTGGTCGAAGGCCGAAGCACGACCAACATCATCCGCAAGATCTCCCCCGCGGAAGATTAA
- a CDS encoding GspE/PulE family protein produces the protein MAEKTSPAPVRSFRLYRASAEDAPLDLNEEVREEPLRQLHPDMVPATHEALRSDESAAANLASTLVLDATQQGASDIHIDPANDGCIVRFRVNGVLYDTAEFLGDSTQRLINQVKGAAEIDPMRSFTPQEGRWRQEINGHHVDLRVTTIPSVAGDKIAIRLLDPQRANQQLDGIGLSGAQFQTIERWAENPDGLFLTVGPTGSGKTTTLYTLLQRFRNSARSVVTIEDPVEYRLEGLTQIQVNERQGLTFPVAIRSMLRLDPNIVMVGEMRDDASADAAAEAAITGRVVMSTLHCRDAAGAITALRNRGVSNHQIAASLRMVVAQRLVRRLDPVARVEVEPDEADLHWLKAVGKSVPKTCYDTPAHAGRQAITGEGRIGVYEVLQLTEQDVELILADASEREIRDQLNLRGHTSLIDDGLAKVEVGLISLGDLRQAIGVGHVQSSDDDAEDIGLIASNDA, from the coding sequence ATGGCCGAAAAGACCTCGCCCGCGCCCGTACGTTCCTTCCGTTTGTATCGCGCCTCGGCCGAGGACGCCCCCTTGGACCTGAACGAAGAAGTCCGCGAGGAACCGCTTCGCCAGCTGCACCCGGACATGGTGCCGGCCACCCACGAAGCGTTACGCAGCGACGAAAGTGCCGCAGCCAACCTCGCGTCAACCCTTGTGCTTGATGCGACTCAGCAAGGCGCATCCGACATTCACATCGACCCCGCCAACGACGGTTGCATCGTCCGCTTCCGGGTCAACGGCGTGCTCTACGACACGGCGGAGTTCCTCGGCGACAGCACGCAGCGGCTGATCAACCAGGTCAAGGGCGCAGCCGAGATCGACCCCATGCGCAGCTTCACCCCGCAAGAGGGCCGCTGGCGTCAAGAGATCAACGGCCACCACGTCGACCTCCGCGTCACCACCATCCCCTCGGTGGCCGGCGACAAGATCGCGATCCGCTTGCTCGACCCGCAACGGGCCAACCAGCAGCTCGACGGCATCGGCCTCAGTGGAGCGCAATTCCAAACCATCGAACGCTGGGCCGAGAACCCCGACGGCCTGTTCCTGACCGTCGGCCCCACCGGCAGCGGCAAGACCACCACGCTCTACACCCTCCTGCAGCGCTTCCGCAACAGCGCCCGCAGCGTGGTCACCATCGAAGACCCCGTCGAGTACCGCCTCGAAGGCCTGACCCAGATCCAGGTCAATGAGCGACAAGGCCTGACGTTCCCCGTCGCGATCCGATCGATGCTGCGGCTGGACCCCAACATCGTGATGGTTGGCGAGATGCGAGACGACGCCTCGGCCGACGCCGCCGCCGAAGCCGCGATCACCGGGCGGGTCGTGATGAGCACCCTGCACTGCCGCGACGCGGCGGGCGCGATCACCGCGCTGCGCAACCGCGGGGTGAGCAACCACCAGATCGCCGCCAGCCTGCGGATGGTCGTGGCCCAACGCCTGGTCCGCCGGCTCGACCCCGTGGCCCGGGTCGAAGTCGAGCCCGATGAGGCCGACCTGCACTGGCTCAAGGCCGTAGGCAAAAGCGTGCCCAAGACCTGCTACGACACGCCCGCCCACGCCGGCCGCCAGGCGATCACCGGCGAAGGTCGCATCGGCGTCTACGAAGTCCTCCAACTCACCGAGCAAGACGTCGAGCTCATCCTCGCCGATGCCAGCGAACGCGAGATCCGCGATCAACTCAACCTGCGCGGCCACACCTCGCTGATCGATGATGGCCTGGCCAAGGTCGAAGTCGGGCTCATCAGCCTGGGCGATCTACGTCAAGCCATTGGTGTCGGACACGTGCAATCCAGCGATGACGACGCCGAAGACATCGGCCTCATCGCGTCCAACGACGCGTAA
- a CDS encoding DnaJ domain-containing protein, whose translation MAVKFEDYYQVLGVARDASADEIKRAYRKLAQKLHPDRNDAPDAAEKFSKVSEAYEVLKDPEKRKRYDQFGANYKAGQDFRPPPGFEGFGGDSRGFHFEGQDFSDFFRQMFGGQGGAQGNPFGGDPFGGAAQAPREQEAEITVPLYEAYHGGTRQLTLSGGAMGAGKKVDVKIPPRLKPGSKIRLRGENLILKVNVALDPRFGVDGVNLTADLKISPALAALGGKADVETLDGTVSMTIPPGITSGSKLRVRGKGLGPEAKRGDLLVRVLVNVPKELTDEQRKLYEQLRDLELDGP comes from the coding sequence ATGGCTGTGAAGTTTGAAGACTACTACCAAGTTCTCGGCGTGGCCCGCGACGCGTCGGCCGATGAGATCAAGCGCGCTTATCGGAAGCTCGCCCAGAAGCTGCATCCCGACCGCAACGATGCCCCGGATGCGGCGGAGAAGTTCAGCAAAGTCAGCGAGGCGTACGAAGTCCTCAAAGACCCCGAGAAGCGTAAGCGCTACGACCAGTTTGGCGCGAATTACAAAGCGGGTCAGGACTTCCGTCCGCCCCCGGGATTCGAAGGCTTCGGCGGCGACTCGCGGGGCTTTCACTTCGAAGGGCAGGACTTCTCCGACTTCTTCCGCCAAATGTTCGGCGGCCAAGGCGGAGCACAAGGCAACCCGTTCGGGGGTGATCCCTTCGGCGGCGCGGCCCAGGCCCCGCGTGAGCAAGAAGCGGAGATCACCGTCCCGCTCTACGAGGCGTACCACGGCGGCACCCGACAGCTCACCCTCAGCGGCGGCGCGATGGGGGCGGGCAAGAAGGTCGACGTCAAGATCCCGCCCCGACTCAAGCCCGGCAGCAAGATACGCCTGCGTGGCGAAAACCTGATCCTCAAGGTCAACGTGGCGCTCGACCCGCGCTTCGGCGTCGACGGCGTGAACCTCACGGCCGACCTGAAGATCAGCCCCGCGCTCGCGGCGCTGGGCGGCAAGGCCGACGTCGAAACGCTCGACGGCACGGTCAGCATGACCATCCCCCCCGGCATCACCTCGGGCAGCAAGCTGCGCGTCCGCGGGAAGGGCCTGGGGCCGGAAGCCAAGCGGGGCGATTTGCTGGTGCGTGTTCTCGTGAACGTGCCCAAGGAATTGACCGACGAGCAGCGCAAGCTCTACGAACAACTACGCGATCTCGAATTGGATGGCCCCTGA
- a CDS encoding AAA family ATPase has protein sequence MRTIAIINQKGGCGKTTTSINLAAVLALKGHRTLLVDMDPQSHCALGLAVPDTQIERSTADLLRHGLDGSMSVGDITWQISRGLDLAPSSMDLAAMEQQLAAAPDKDRRLVQVLSTVQDKYDFCIIDCPPSIGLLTFNALRAADEVLIPVETGYFAMQGSVRQEQTIDMLVRRVGHKVRFRVLPTMYDVRTKLAREILGELKKHFAERVLPLVINFNSKLKEAASFGQPITEYDAASRGMQDFEALAEWLLTNPPAAPVSFAPQEDATIENGELAQAQMPTPETTRTLSSQAPVPAPASRSSNPALSRAAELVERARALSARTASLAERFKEDPDQDAFAQPIAPPPQTPTPQADPLAPVEIQPAAQVPTPTVRPDLLPRSTPAPAVATTPASPELSPAAAASAPSSNGAATLAPQAPAQTQAVESLEEKLAKLYGVRNTTRGILFVQPADTELPNEGNLAIAGDFNNWNPSQTPMTKDENLGVWRACVNVPPGRYRYRLVKNGQWVQDPFNRTVESNPFGELNNIIEIKA, from the coding sequence GTGCGCACGATCGCGATTATCAACCAAAAAGGCGGGTGTGGGAAAACCACCACGTCGATCAATCTCGCCGCTGTTCTCGCGTTGAAAGGCCACCGAACGCTCCTCGTGGATATGGACCCCCAGTCGCATTGCGCGCTGGGCCTTGCGGTTCCCGACACCCAGATCGAACGCAGCACCGCCGACCTGCTCCGCCACGGGCTGGACGGCTCGATGTCCGTCGGTGACATCACCTGGCAGATCAGCCGTGGGCTGGACCTCGCTCCCTCGTCCATGGACCTGGCCGCGATGGAGCAGCAGCTCGCCGCCGCCCCCGACAAAGACCGCCGGCTGGTGCAGGTGCTTTCGACGGTCCAGGACAAATACGACTTCTGCATCATCGACTGCCCGCCCAGCATCGGCCTGCTGACGTTCAACGCGTTGCGGGCCGCCGACGAGGTGCTCATCCCCGTGGAGACCGGCTACTTCGCGATGCAGGGTTCGGTTCGACAAGAACAAACCATCGACATGCTCGTCCGCCGCGTCGGCCACAAGGTGCGCTTCCGCGTGCTGCCGACGATGTACGACGTGCGGACCAAGCTGGCCCGCGAGATTCTTGGGGAACTCAAGAAGCATTTCGCCGAGCGCGTGCTCCCGCTGGTGATCAACTTCAACAGCAAGCTCAAGGAAGCCGCGAGCTTCGGCCAGCCCATCACCGAATACGACGCCGCGTCGCGTGGTATGCAGGACTTCGAGGCCCTCGCCGAGTGGTTGCTCACCAACCCCCCCGCCGCCCCGGTGTCGTTCGCCCCGCAGGAAGACGCGACCATCGAAAACGGCGAGTTGGCTCAGGCTCAGATGCCCACACCCGAAACCACCCGCACCCTCAGCAGCCAGGCCCCGGTCCCCGCGCCGGCCAGCCGCAGCAGCAACCCCGCCTTGAGCCGTGCCGCCGAGCTGGTCGAACGGGCCCGCGCCTTGTCCGCCCGCACCGCGAGCCTCGCCGAGCGATTCAAAGAAGACCCCGACCAGGACGCCTTCGCTCAGCCGATCGCGCCGCCCCCGCAAACACCTACTCCGCAGGCTGATCCGCTGGCCCCAGTGGAGATTCAACCCGCCGCCCAGGTGCCCACGCCCACGGTTCGCCCCGATCTGCTGCCGCGTTCGACCCCCGCCCCGGCGGTTGCCACGACCCCGGCCTCGCCCGAGCTGAGCCCCGCAGCCGCCGCATCAGCGCCGAGCTCCAACGGTGCCGCGACCCTCGCGCCGCAGGCACCCGCGCAGACTCAGGCCGTGGAATCGCTCGAAGAAAAACTCGCCAAGCTCTACGGCGTCCGCAACACCACCCGCGGAATCCTCTTTGTTCAACCCGCCGACACCGAACTGCCCAACGAAGGCAACCTCGCGATCGCCGGCGACTTCAACAACTGGAACCCCTCCCAGACCCCGATGACCAAGGACGAAAACCTTGGCGTCTGGCGGGCCTGCGTCAACGTCCCCCCCGGGCGTTACCGCTACCGCCTGGTGAAGAACGGCCAATGGGTCCAGGACCCGTTCAACCGCACCGTGGAATCCAACCCCTTCGGCGAGTTGAACAACATCATCGAGATCAAAGCCTAA
- a CDS encoding metallophosphoesterase family protein has product MRIFAIGDIHGCSSALRALVKLVGIGEEDLLITLGDYVDKGPDTPGVLDWLCARQRHNPESLIALRGNHDQMMLDARHNHAAFKDWWYSNGDKTLDAYPPSRDGDPLSSVPQRHWDFLEDTRLYYDTPTHFYVHGNVNHELPLSKQSTDSLLWDKFYDPDPHVSGKTMVAGHTSQKSGEVLDLGHAVCIDTWACGQGWLTCLEPETGRIWQANQTGKTRITERV; this is encoded by the coding sequence ATGCGCATCTTTGCGATTGGCGATATCCACGGCTGCTCGTCTGCACTTCGGGCCTTGGTGAAACTGGTGGGGATCGGTGAGGAAGACCTGCTGATCACGCTCGGGGATTACGTGGACAAGGGCCCGGACACGCCTGGGGTGTTGGACTGGCTGTGTGCACGCCAACGCCACAACCCCGAATCGCTGATCGCACTGCGGGGCAACCACGACCAGATGATGCTCGACGCCCGCCACAACCACGCCGCGTTCAAGGATTGGTGGTACAGCAACGGCGACAAGACGCTCGACGCCTACCCCCCGTCCCGCGATGGGGACCCGCTCAGCTCGGTCCCGCAGCGCCACTGGGACTTCCTCGAAGACACACGGCTCTACTACGACACACCCACCCACTTCTACGTCCACGGCAACGTGAATCACGAACTGCCGCTCAGCAAGCAGTCCACGGACTCTCTGCTGTGGGACAAGTTTTACGACCCCGACCCGCACGTGTCGGGCAAGACCATGGTCGCGGGGCACACCTCGCAGAAGTCCGGCGAAGTATTAGACCTCGGCCACGCGGTATGCATCGACACCTGGGCCTGCGGTCAGGGCTGGCTGACTTGCCTCGAACCCGAGACCGGCCGGATCTGGCAGGCGAATCAAACGGGCAAGACCCGCATCACCGAGCGGGTTTGA
- a CDS encoding tetratricopeptide repeat protein, whose protein sequence is MKRNLLILAAAAALLLLMFGIYRSTLPTSALLSPEEAQTQLEDLAARFSAAIENERDVQPLLEPVDKIVAQQPGLRDGQKLLGQIHAQLGDIQPAYDAFAAALMIDPNEAHLQNLAGTAAMMLDDVTAAETHHRLAAQQSPDDPVLLVPLADVLLKTQRWDEARNILLRVLELDSTLHQPHAALSDVYAGRGEEGDDVRAIDQMEKALSKLPLTAEWAEQRVVYARKLARLFSERDEPMEAIAVLDSLSPEARFSPDVLRETAEYLEANGQVVLAGLQYEMALKARPTEADYAAESALWYLKGGDRGAAQSMMERLESIDPRHMTLEVLRTRFNVESVAPGPGTDAE, encoded by the coding sequence ATGAAACGAAATCTGCTGATTCTCGCGGCTGCGGCGGCGTTGCTGCTGCTGATGTTTGGGATATACCGCTCGACCCTGCCGACCTCCGCCCTGTTGTCGCCGGAAGAGGCCCAGACCCAGCTCGAAGACCTCGCGGCGCGGTTCAGCGCCGCCATCGAGAACGAGCGGGATGTTCAGCCGCTGCTCGAGCCGGTCGACAAGATCGTGGCCCAGCAGCCGGGCCTGCGTGACGGCCAGAAACTGCTCGGCCAGATCCACGCCCAACTCGGGGATATCCAGCCGGCCTACGACGCGTTCGCCGCGGCCCTCATGATCGACCCGAATGAAGCCCACCTGCAAAACCTCGCGGGCACCGCGGCGATGATGCTCGACGACGTGACCGCCGCCGAGACCCACCACCGGTTGGCAGCTCAGCAATCCCCGGACGATCCGGTGCTGCTGGTTCCTTTGGCCGATGTGCTGCTCAAGACGCAGCGCTGGGATGAGGCCCGCAACATCCTGCTGCGCGTGCTGGAGCTGGACTCGACGCTGCACCAGCCACATGCCGCGCTGTCGGACGTGTACGCCGGGCGTGGGGAAGAAGGGGACGATGTCCGTGCGATCGATCAGATGGAAAAGGCGCTGTCGAAGCTGCCGTTGACCGCGGAGTGGGCGGAGCAGCGTGTGGTGTATGCCCGGAAGCTGGCCCGCCTGTTTTCCGAGCGGGACGAGCCGATGGAAGCGATCGCGGTGTTGGACTCGCTGTCGCCCGAAGCGCGGTTCTCGCCCGATGTGTTGCGGGAGACCGCGGAGTATCTCGAGGCGAACGGGCAAGTGGTCTTGGCGGGACTCCAGTACGAGATGGCGCTGAAGGCCCGGCCGACCGAAGCCGACTACGCCGCCGAATCGGCGCTGTGGTATCTCAAGGGCGGGGACCGAGGCGCAGCCCAGAGCATGATGGAGCGTTTGGAATCGATCGATCCACGCCACATGACCCTCGAGGTGCTCCGGACAAGATTCAATGTCGAGTCGGTTGCACCGGGGCCGGGGACAGACGCGGAGTGA
- a CDS encoding Maf family protein produces the protein MSDASPTNEPRLLLASRSPRRAQLLREKGFKPHQITPDFQDPADPNQAFDQVPEGPEAALYLAEHKAAQLPDSLISQFPNSVILTSDTVGVAPNGKLIGTPETPDQALAMLQSLVGRRHTIATGVCLRLPDGTIESFVDTASVNLGQVPEDELLRYVGTDQWVGKAGGYNLQERQDAGWPITVEGDPGTVMGLPMNRLTPLLTALGIPREPHPTATD, from the coding sequence TTGTCCGACGCATCCCCGACCAATGAACCGCGTTTACTCTTGGCCAGCCGATCCCCCCGGCGAGCGCAATTGTTGCGTGAAAAAGGATTTAAACCGCATCAAATCACCCCGGACTTTCAGGACCCCGCCGACCCCAATCAGGCGTTCGATCAGGTCCCCGAAGGCCCCGAGGCCGCGCTGTATTTGGCCGAGCATAAAGCGGCCCAACTGCCCGACAGCCTGATCTCGCAGTTTCCGAACAGCGTCATCCTCACTTCCGATACCGTGGGCGTGGCTCCAAACGGCAAGCTCATCGGTACGCCCGAGACCCCAGACCAGGCCCTGGCCATGCTCCAAAGCCTGGTGGGGCGTCGTCACACCATCGCCACCGGCGTCTGCCTCCGCCTGCCCGACGGCACCATCGAGTCTTTCGTCGACACCGCCAGCGTGAACCTGGGTCAGGTCCCCGAGGACGAGTTGCTACGCTATGTCGGCACCGACCAGTGGGTCGGCAAGGCGGGGGGGTACAACCTCCAGGAACGGCAAGACGCGGGCTGGCCCATCACGGTCGAGGGTGACCCCGGCACCGTCATGGGGTTGCCCATGAATCGACTCACTCCGCTTCTGACCGCTTTGGGCATCCCACGCGAACCGCATCCAACCGCAACCGACTGA
- a CDS encoding 6-carboxytetrahydropterin synthase, which produces MLELSRTVRFCLSPDPGDDDSPRDNTFASWPAMRGLGRYYEVQVVCRGLADPQTGYFINIKEIDTAVRDHVLPRMRRAIADEQAAMNVAMGSLMRDLFTALAPALNHTVHHFALQLTPTLALVIENQAMDTILIKQQYEFSAAHRLHVPEFDDEQNRQTFGKCNNPAGHGHNYRVEVVVGAPIDAHGQTVSPAALDAVVDQHVIERLDHKHLNVDVPEFAEQNPSVENIVRVVWDYLTPGLAELPDGAKLDEVSVWETGKTVCTYRGPER; this is translated from the coding sequence ATGCTCGAACTCTCCCGCACCGTCCGTTTCTGCCTGTCGCCCGACCCCGGCGACGACGACTCGCCACGCGACAACACCTTCGCGTCGTGGCCGGCGATGCGTGGGCTGGGGCGGTACTACGAGGTGCAGGTCGTCTGCCGCGGCCTGGCCGACCCGCAGACGGGCTACTTCATCAACATCAAAGAAATCGACACGGCGGTGCGTGACCACGTGTTGCCCCGGATGCGCCGTGCCATAGCCGACGAACAGGCCGCGATGAACGTCGCGATGGGCAGCCTGATGCGTGACCTGTTCACCGCCCTCGCCCCCGCCCTGAACCACACGGTCCACCACTTCGCCCTGCAGCTCACCCCGACGCTCGCCCTAGTCATCGAGAACCAAGCCATGGACACCATCCTCATCAAGCAGCAGTACGAGTTCTCCGCCGCCCACCGTTTGCACGTCCCCGAGTTCGATGACGAACAGAACCGCCAGACCTTCGGCAAGTGCAACAACCCCGCCGGGCACGGCCACAACTACCGTGTCGAGGTCGTGGTCGGGGCGCCCATCGATGCCCACGGACAGACCGTCTCTCCCGCGGCGCTCGACGCGGTGGTCGATCAGCACGTGATCGAGAGGCTGGACCACAAACACCTGAACGTGGACGTGCCCGAGTTTGCCGAGCAAAACCCCTCGGTCGAAAACATCGTGCGGGTGGTGTGGGACTACCTCACGCCAGGCCTCGCCGAACTGCCCGATGGGGCGAAGCTCGACGAAGTCAGCGTCTGGGAAACCGGCAAGACGGTGTGCACCTACCGCGGCCCCGAGAGGTAA
- the lpxK gene encoding tetraacyldisaccharide 4'-kinase, producing the protein MRSRRRLLPRIPKSDRLHGIMSGQARDPLAIGLRLVTNLGTPPYRLATGVRNTLYNLGVMPSKPLGRPTISVGNITAGGTGKTPMVIELVRRLQAMGHQPAVLMRGYEPAGLESKKGSDEAAVLRGSLGGDVPVMANPSRIDGARDVLADRPEVSVFVLDDGFQHRRAHRDLNLVLVDASVPFGFGRVLPRGLLREPIGNLKRADQVIVTRADRVDPDELAELDQRIERLTGRPPLAHARHHWANMRQGYKDLPVEYLANKTVLGCSGVGNPSDFEKSMREVAGKCVGHIVFEDHRNYNRTDISGVFHTAEERGADAVIITEKDWVKWRKKAGGVKSTLPIFRPVVQMQFIDGGEAVDHAIAEAAGSPEPQPTERET; encoded by the coding sequence ATGCGCAGCCGCCGACGCCTCCTCCCACGAATCCCCAAGTCCGATCGTCTCCACGGCATCATGTCCGGGCAGGCCCGTGACCCCCTCGCCATCGGGCTGCGGCTGGTCACCAACCTGGGCACGCCTCCGTACCGTCTCGCCACCGGCGTCCGAAACACGCTGTACAACCTCGGCGTCATGCCATCGAAACCGCTCGGCCGACCAACCATCAGTGTTGGCAACATCACCGCCGGCGGCACGGGCAAGACGCCGATGGTTATCGAATTGGTACGTCGGCTTCAGGCGATGGGTCACCAACCCGCGGTCCTGATGCGCGGCTATGAACCCGCGGGCCTCGAAAGCAAAAAGGGCAGCGACGAAGCCGCAGTCCTCCGCGGCTCGCTGGGCGGCGATGTCCCGGTCATGGCCAACCCTTCCCGAATCGATGGCGCGCGCGACGTCTTGGCCGATCGTCCCGAAGTCTCGGTGTTCGTGCTCGACGACGGGTTCCAACACCGCAGGGCCCACCGCGACCTGAATCTGGTGTTGGTCGATGCGAGCGTGCCGTTCGGTTTCGGGCGGGTGTTGCCTCGTGGCCTGCTGCGTGAACCGATCGGCAACCTCAAGCGGGCCGACCAGGTGATCGTCACCCGGGCCGACCGCGTGGACCCCGACGAGTTGGCCGAATTGGACCAGCGCATCGAGCGCCTCACCGGCCGGCCTCCGCTGGCCCACGCCCGGCACCACTGGGCCAACATGCGGCAGGGTTACAAAGACCTCCCGGTCGAATACCTGGCCAACAAAACCGTGTTGGGCTGCTCCGGCGTGGGCAACCCGAGCGATTTCGAGAAGTCCATGCGCGAGGTTGCGGGGAAGTGCGTCGGGCACATCGTTTTCGAGGACCACCGCAACTACAACCGCACCGATATCTCCGGCGTCTTCCACACGGCCGAAGAACGCGGCGCCGACGCCGTGATCATCACCGAGAAAGACTGGGTGAAATGGCGCAAGAAAGCCGGCGGCGTGAAGTCCACGCTCCCGATCTTCCGGCCCGTGGTGCAGATGCAGTTCATCGACGGCGGCGAGGCGGTCGATCACGCGATCGCCGAAGCGGCGGGCTCGCCCGAACCACAACCCACCGAGCGCGAAACGTAA